In a single window of the Nitrospirota bacterium genome:
- a CDS encoding phosphoribosylglycinamide formyltransferase gives MSKLRLGVLASGRGSNLQAIIDAIEAGTLQAEIALVLSNKQDAVALERARKHRIETHFLDPKPFKDRPDAREAYDRAILEVLGKHKVELVILAGYMKIVTSVLINAYANRMMNIHPSLLPSFPGLEVQKKALDWGVKIAGCTVHFVTEGVDEGPIIIQAAVPILDGDTPETLAARILVQEHKLYPKAIQLYAEGKLKVDGRRVLVAGASAQGTAALVSPA, from the coding sequence ATGTCTAAACTGCGGCTCGGCGTCCTCGCGTCCGGGCGGGGCTCCAACCTCCAGGCCATCATCGACGCGATCGAAGCCGGGACACTCCAGGCCGAGATCGCGCTCGTCCTGTCCAACAAGCAGGATGCGGTCGCCTTGGAACGGGCCCGCAAGCACCGGATTGAAACCCATTTCCTGGACCCGAAGCCGTTCAAAGACCGTCCGGACGCGCGCGAAGCCTATGACCGGGCCATTCTGGAGGTGCTGGGGAAACACAAGGTCGAGCTGGTCATCCTGGCCGGCTACATGAAGATCGTCACGTCGGTTCTGATCAACGCCTACGCGAACCGGATGATGAACATCCACCCGTCGCTGCTCCCGTCGTTCCCAGGTCTGGAAGTGCAGAAGAAGGCGCTGGACTGGGGGGTGAAGATCGCCGGCTGCACCGTGCATTTCGTTACGGAGGGGGTGGACGAGGGCCCGATCATCATTCAGGCCGCCGTGCCGATCCTCGATGGGGATACGCCGGAGACTCTGGCGGCTCGCATCCTGGTGCAGGAGCATAAGCTCTATCCGAAGGCCATCCAACTCTATGCGGAAGGGAAGCTGAAAGTGGACGGCCGGAGGGTACTGGTCGCGGGGGCCTCAGCCCAGGGAACGGCAGCGCTGGTCAGTCCTGCTTAG
- a CDS encoding PAS domain S-box protein produces MSWSQPDEVGKEGQAEEALRESAAQLQSLLDHSSAIMFVKDLGGRYLFVNRQFDKFLRTDSGSVLGRTDADIFPPEQAAAFLANDRKVLQAMTSMTFEEVMQCNDGPHTNLVCKFPLFDEAGHPYAVGGIVTDITERKQTESGLVIQYAVTRILAESSTLVQATRELLRIIGEHTGWEVGVLWSVDHPAGVLRCAAVWERHPGLATEFAVELRPLTLAPGVGLPGQVWATGQPAWVADVGRASDCPVAPLAVRSGLRGVFAFALRVGSEVEGVMVFLSPQVREPGEDLLNILTALGGQIGQFVGRKRAEEDLHRANIALEHAVEGISRLDTQGCYLAVNAMYANMLGYPPEELIGRGWQQTVHHDDHAVVRAAYQQMLDRGRGEVEARTMRKDGSVFYKRVVMVKAYDDTGRFTGHYCFMEDITERKRMEKDLRQRTEQLGAINDSLMRLVQFENWKEAGESLLRVTLQQTESEYGFIGVVVEGPVLRILAHTGFAWDQVEHREFYEQAIRTYQEKGYLEFTNFNNLFGRAITGKQVVLSNEPAADPRAGGLPPGHPPLRQFLGVPILREAEVIGLIGLANRPGGYTGAECEQVDTLIEAARLLCDRYRRQRHEQKLEQQLRQAEKMAALGTLIAGVSHEINNPLFALSGYLDLASEKVRDEEYEGLAEDFAAMREAVARATAMVRRFLAVTRSQSRHREPCAVNVVVEQGLELVANDCLIHGISISRNLASDLPLVEVDPQELLQVLLNLFTNARQAMTAQGRGTLSVTTSLAVSPRHPVLPPASSRAWVEIRVQDDGLGIAPEHLSRVFEPFFTTKPVGEGTGLGLSMSHRIVTEHGGTLTCQSDLGRGATFMIRLPVGPSDRQESES; encoded by the coding sequence GTGTCCTGGAGTCAGCCGGACGAAGTGGGCAAAGAAGGCCAGGCTGAGGAGGCGTTGCGCGAGAGCGCGGCACAGCTTCAGTCTCTTCTAGACCACAGCTCGGCAATCATGTTTGTCAAAGACCTGGGGGGGCGCTATCTCTTCGTTAACCGGCAATTTGACAAGTTCCTCCGCACCGATTCGGGCTCGGTTCTCGGCAGGACGGACGCGGACATTTTCCCACCCGAACAGGCCGCCGCTTTCCTCGCCAATGACCGCAAGGTGCTTCAGGCCATGACATCGATGACCTTCGAAGAGGTCATGCAATGCAACGACGGCCCACACACCAACTTGGTCTGCAAGTTTCCCCTGTTCGATGAGGCCGGGCATCCGTATGCCGTCGGCGGCATCGTCACCGATATCACCGAACGTAAGCAGACAGAATCCGGTCTGGTGATCCAGTATGCCGTCACACGAATCCTGGCCGAGAGTTCCACGCTGGTCCAGGCCACACGGGAGCTGTTACGGATTATCGGCGAGCATACTGGCTGGGAAGTGGGGGTGCTCTGGAGCGTGGACCATCCGGCCGGGGTACTGCGTTGCGCCGCCGTGTGGGAGCGGCATCCAGGCCTGGCCACGGAGTTTGCGGTGGAGCTTCGGCCATTGACGCTCGCGCCCGGCGTCGGCTTGCCGGGACAGGTCTGGGCCACGGGCCAACCGGCCTGGGTCGCCGATGTCGGACGGGCTTCAGACTGTCCGGTGGCCCCGCTCGCGGTCCGCAGCGGGCTGCGTGGGGTGTTTGCCTTTGCGCTTCGGGTTGGGAGCGAGGTGGAGGGGGTGATGGTCTTCCTCAGCCCCCAGGTTCGTGAGCCGGGTGAGGACCTCCTGAACATACTCACTGCGCTGGGCGGACAGATCGGCCAGTTTGTGGGGCGTAAGCGGGCAGAAGAGGATCTGCACCGTGCCAACATTGCGCTGGAACATGCGGTGGAAGGCATCTCCCGCCTGGACACCCAGGGGTGTTATCTCGCAGTCAATGCGATGTATGCCAACATGCTCGGGTATCCGCCCGAGGAGTTGATCGGGAGAGGCTGGCAGCAGACCGTCCACCATGACGATCATGCGGTCGTGAGAGCGGCCTACCAACAAATGCTTGACAGGGGTAGAGGGGAGGTCGAAGCCCGGACCATGCGGAAGGATGGCTCGGTCTTCTACAAGCGTGTGGTGATGGTCAAAGCGTATGACGACACGGGGAGATTTACAGGACATTACTGTTTCATGGAGGACATCACCGAGCGCAAGCGGATGGAGAAGGACCTCCGTCAGAGGACGGAGCAGTTGGGTGCCATCAATGACTCGCTCATGCGCCTCGTGCAGTTCGAAAATTGGAAGGAGGCCGGCGAATCGCTCCTGCGGGTCACACTCCAACAGACTGAGAGCGAGTACGGATTCATCGGGGTCGTGGTGGAAGGGCCGGTCCTGCGCATCCTGGCGCATACAGGGTTCGCCTGGGATCAAGTGGAGCACCGCGAGTTTTACGAGCAGGCCATCCGGACCTATCAGGAGAAAGGCTATCTGGAGTTTACGAACTTCAACAATCTCTTCGGCCGGGCGATCACGGGGAAGCAGGTGGTGCTCTCGAACGAGCCGGCCGCCGATCCGCGAGCCGGAGGGCTTCCGCCCGGGCATCCTCCGCTGCGACAGTTCCTGGGGGTGCCGATCCTGCGAGAGGCCGAGGTGATCGGCCTGATCGGACTCGCCAACCGGCCTGGGGGCTATACGGGGGCTGAGTGCGAACAGGTCGACACCCTTATCGAGGCAGCCCGCCTCCTCTGTGATCGCTATCGGCGCCAACGGCATGAGCAGAAATTGGAGCAACAGCTCCGCCAGGCTGAGAAGATGGCGGCGCTAGGCACGCTGATTGCCGGCGTCTCGCATGAGATCAATAATCCGCTGTTTGCGCTGAGCGGATATCTCGATTTGGCGAGCGAGAAGGTCCGCGACGAGGAGTATGAAGGGTTGGCAGAAGATTTTGCGGCCATGAGAGAGGCGGTGGCGCGGGCCACGGCGATGGTGCGGCGGTTCCTCGCCGTGACCCGCTCGCAGAGCAGGCATCGGGAGCCCTGTGCGGTCAACGTGGTGGTGGAACAGGGGTTGGAGTTGGTGGCCAACGACTGCCTGATCCACGGAATCAGCATCAGTCGAAACCTGGCCTCCGACCTTCCGCTTGTTGAGGTGGACCCTCAGGAACTGCTCCAGGTGCTGCTCAATCTGTTCACGAATGCGCGCCAGGCGATGACCGCCCAGGGGCGCGGCACCTTGTCGGTGACGACGTCTCTCGCCGTGTCGCCGCGTCACCCGGTGCTCCCGCCGGCTTCAAGCAGAGCCTGGGTCGAAATCCGCGTCCAGGACGACGGCCTCGGTATCGCCCCGGAGCATCTGAGCCGAGTCTTTGAACCGTTCTTTACGACCAAGCCGGTCGGAGAGGGGACGGGGCTCGGACTGTCCATGTCTCACAGAATCGTGACGGAGCACGGCGGGACTCTCACCTGCCAGAGCGACCTGGGGCGGGGGGCCACGTTCATGATTCGGCTGCCGGTAGGACCGAGCGATCGACAGGAATCGGAGAGCTGA